Part of the Candidatus Hydrogenedentota bacterium genome is shown below.
CGCAGAACACGGAAGGCTGATCCGCGTCTGCTGCCACACGTGATGGCTGATTGGTTCGACCGCAATCACCTATACTGAGGTCGCTCAGTATGAGGACAAGCTCCAATCTGACTGGGGCATGCCGGGGGGCAATTCTCTGCGAGACTATGCGATAAGGAGTTGGATCTATGTCGTTGTGGGGCGGAATCGAAGCGGGTGGAACGAAATTCGTCTGTGCGGTGGGCACGGGTCCGGATGACGTACGGGACGAAGTACGTTTCCCCACCTCGTCACCCGATGAGTGTATTCGCCGGTCCATTGAGTTCTTTCAGGCCATGCAAAAGTCTCACGGATCGCTGAAGAGCGTTGGTATCGCGTCGTTCGGACCGGTTGACCCGAACCCTGGGTCTCC
Proteins encoded:
- a CDS encoding ROK family protein, whose amino-acid sequence is MSLWGGIEAGGTKFVCAVGTGPDDVRDEVRFPTSSPDECIRRSIEFFQAMQKSHGSLKSVGIASFGPVDPNPGSP